Proteins encoded together in one Terriglobia bacterium window:
- a CDS encoding DUF1844 domain-containing protein → MTEKKQDFVVSDRRRFGDEGELRPDSAGAREEAEAEAAAKAASPPAATAPPPAEGAQGDGTTPGAGEEEAMPEAPAVEEQLEQHEAYKASGKKLDDLFAAKLGAQGGYPEMTFDKVVESFYMSALIQMGAVRSEGEPPSVDIIGARQTIDSLTILHDKTVGNLNDRELTLLQNVLFELRMAWIELTNAIAKRAANPPAETAPPQK, encoded by the coding sequence ATGACCGAAAAGAAGCAGGACTTTGTGGTAAGTGATCGACGCCGCTTTGGCGACGAAGGCGAATTGCGCCCCGACTCTGCGGGAGCGCGGGAAGAAGCCGAGGCCGAAGCAGCCGCCAAAGCCGCGTCGCCGCCGGCCGCAACCGCACCTCCACCGGCAGAAGGCGCGCAGGGCGACGGCACAACGCCGGGGGCGGGCGAAGAAGAAGCCATGCCGGAAGCGCCCGCCGTGGAAGAACAGCTTGAACAGCATGAAGCCTACAAGGCCTCCGGCAAGAAGCTGGATGACCTCTTCGCCGCCAAGCTGGGCGCGCAAGGCGGTTATCCGGAGATGACTTTCGATAAGGTGGTGGAGTCGTTCTACATGAGCGCGCTCATCCAGATGGGCGCCGTGCGCTCAGAAGGCGAGCCGCCCAGCGTGGATATCATCGGGGCGCGCCAGACCATAGATTCGCTCACCATTTTGCATGACAAAACTGTAGGCAATCTCAACGACCGCGAACTGACTCTGCTGCAGAACGTTCTGTTCGAACTGAGAATGGCGTGGATTGAACTCACCAACGCCATCGCCAAACGCGCTGCGAACCCGCCGGCAGAAACGGCGCCTCCACAAAAATGA